The sequence AGCAAGCAAAGAGAAGCTGGTCTTTTTAGGGTTAACGCAGGTAGCGTTCATCTAGCTGAGCCTGATTGATATGACCAAAGAAAAGACTCCTTTCTTTTCTTTCGATGGAGAAATGGGTCGCATTGATTACTGGGGTAGCGCCATCTTCAGATCTTTGATCGCAGGCCTGATCTTCTTCGTTGTTCTTGCCTTGATTTTTAGAGGGTACTTCAGCAGCTCCTACGAAGAATTATCAACTGCAATTACACAATGGACCTCGGATCACGCAGTGCGAGTGTGGCTTCTGGGTGAGATTCTGAACATCTTTCTCTTCCTGCCGATCACCTGGAGAAGGTGGAGAGATCTGGGGCCACGCTTAAAGAAAAACTGGCTCTACATCTCTGTGCTGAGCAGCCTAATGCCTGGATATGAGGTCTTTCCCTTCGTTGGCATGCAATCACTCATCATTACTCTTGGGATCCTGTCGATTTATCCAAACTTCAAACTGCTCTTCTGGCCCGGTAAGCGATACGCAAGCCTGCGACAGAGCGGATAACGTGATCACTGCGGCGCGCAGGTTTTCTATGAGAACAAGCCATTACCAATGGTTAGCTCGCTAGCAATGGAGTTAGAGCGAAGTCGGCATGCAGGAAATTCTGTTGACGGCACAACTGATGGCCTTGAGTGATTTCGACTTCCAAGACTGGGTTGACAGCAGACCGCCGGCTGAACTCTGCCAGGGCTTCAAAGATGGATTGATACCAGAAACGATGCTTCCTGGCGGCCGGGCACAAACCCCATGCAGCAGCTTCAACGGAGACGACCCCATGAATTACGTCGTCGACTGATGCGCACAGTGCATTTGTCAGGCGATGCAGTGCAAGTGATGCAACAACAATGCAAACCGCCTCGCCATGATCACCATGCGACCGTTCAGAGGTGGGCGTTCGCTTGAGACGAACCCGACTACGTATTGCGGAATGCTACGTCGGGTAAGTCCACATTGACGCAGATCCGCCGGGTGGTTCGGAACATCTGAATGACTTAACGAATCTGTCCGACTCATCGCAATCCACGGATGTCACCGGCGAAGCATGTTGCCATGGGTTTCAATCTGCAGCTTGATCAGCTGAGCCAGGGAATCAAATCCAAGGATTGATCGAGCTGTTGACTCTCGCTGACTACTACAAACCGGCAAATTGTGGTGGAACGCATCACCAAAGAAGAACTGGATACCTCGATCGACCCCGCAACAACGACCGCAAAGTGCGTGCTGGAATCTGAGGGTGAGGTGCGTTTGAAGTTCACGGAACACTACGGAATCGTCATCACGATTCAATTTCCGAGCATCTAATCAAGCTGAACCAACAGCATCACGGCAGCGATCGCTACTCGGGGAGCTTCCCCTGAACTACTGAGAAGACACTCATAGGGAAAGGATCTAAGGCAGGATCAGTACCTAAACCAATATCAAAATTAGCTGAGACGGGTAGGCACCCTGACGTTGGCCGTGCATCTCAGGGCCAAATTCAAAACCAGAGCAAGGGGCTATCGATCCTGATCTG comes from Synechococcus sp. UW179A and encodes:
- a CDS encoding DUF805 domain-containing protein, which codes for MTKEKTPFFSFDGEMGRIDYWGSAIFRSLIAGLIFFVVLALIFRGYFSSSYEELSTAITQWTSDHAVRVWLLGEILNIFLFLPITWRRWRDLGPRLKKNWLYISVLSSLMPGYEVFPFVGMQSLIITLGILSIYPNFKLLFWPGKRYASLRQSG